Genomic DNA from Armatimonadota bacterium:
GATGCTCGAGCCTGGGAAGAATCTGCTCGTGGGCATCAGCGGCGACCTCTTCGACATCAGCGCAGAGATCGAGATTAAGGACGCCTCTGGGATTGAGATCAAGGCACTCGGCGAGACGATCGGCTACTCCGCGGAAGACGGGAAGCTCACATGCCTCGGCCGGACCGCCGACCTCTCGCCGGTTGACGGACGGATCAAGCTGCGGCTACTCGTTGACCGCACCAGCATCGAGGTCTTCGCTAACGACGGGAAGGTGTGCATGACCTCGTGTTTTCTCCCGACGGCTGAGCGGTCGGGGTTGTCGCTGGAAGCACGGGGAGGCCCGGCGAGGGTCCTGTCCCTCAGGGTCTACAAGCTGAGATCAGCTTGGCCCCATCGCTGAGCAGACCGGAGGTCTTTGCATGAACAGCTACCGGCAGATCATCGGCCAGGCGCTCGGGCGGGACTCGACCCGGTACTATTGCCTGTTTTCGCCTGGTCTGTGTTGACTGTTTGCCGGTGCGGTAGTAGACTTGAGTCGGGTTCTCCATGAAGATACTACTCGCGATAGTCACGCTCTTTCTCACGCTCACCCTGCCTGCGTCGGCGCAGGATGCCGTCGTGCCTCTCCCAGGCGCCACCGCGACCACGGGGATTCTGGACGGCACGAACCTCGTGCTGGTCGAGCGCACCGTGCCGGCCGGCTCGATGCAGCTGTTCCCTGCGTACGACGGTGCCTACTCAGATCCAGTCATCGTGGTCGAGGGCTTCGACCCGCAGAACAGCACGTCTCCGCTTGAGGTCTATGAGATGCTGAACGCGTGGGGCGGCGTGGACATCGCGCGTGCCGCGGGGCGCAGCGTCTGGTTCCTCGACTTCGGCGACGGCGGGGGAGCGATCACCGCCAATGCGAATCTCGTCAGTTCCGCCGTCCAGATCGCGGCGAATTGGGGAGGGCTGACAAACGCTAAGGTGGACGTTCTCGGACTCAGCATGGGCGGAGTAGTCTCGCGGTACGCTCTCGCCCGCGACGAGCAGAACGGCGGATGGTCCGATGGGCTGGTGCGTCTCTTCGTGTCGGGCGATTCCCCGCAGCAGGGAGCGAACGGGCCGATCTCCCTGCAGGAGATCGTGCTTTTCGGGAACGATCCTTCCCTGACCCCTCTGCTCGGCTGCGATGCCGCGCTCTCGATGCTCTATACGAGCGTTCGAAGCTACCAGAACAGCGGCTGCGCGCTCGGCGCGCTCCCATCGGCGACTAGTTGGACCGGCTCATCTGCCGCTCACGATTGGTTCTACGCAGGACTGAACGCTCTGAACGGCGACGGATACCCCCACAAGTGCCGGAACGTAGCCGTCGCGAACGGCAGCCTCTTGCCGCCGCCGCACAACGCTGGAGACACGATGTACACCGCCCGCACGTATCTCTCGACGATATTCGGCAGGATCAAGCTCTGCACCCAGGCGTATCCCGCCCAGCCGATGGACGTCGCCCCCGGTTCGATCGGCAGCAACTTCGCGCCGGGCAATATCCGCACCGACAGCTTCGAACTCGACGAGCACTTCATCGCGACTTTCATCCCGACGCAATCCGCCCTCGACATCAGGAGCGGCGTGTCGAAGTTCGCCAGAACGATCAACCAGAGTAGTGCAGTCGGTCACAGCGTCATAACCGCCGAGACCACCGATTTCATTCTCGAGGAACTGCTGGGTCCCGACAGGCGCTACAACCCCAAGTACCTACCCGACGCCGTTGGTGCCTCGGTCTACGGTTGGATCGTCACGGCCGTGTTCCCCGGGTCTTTCTATATCCAGTCGCCTGCGCGGTACTCCGGCCTGCGCGTCGTCTCCGGGGCGGTGGTTGCCGAGGGGGACGTGGTCACGGTCAGGGGTGAGATGTCGTCGCTCGAGGGGGAACGCAGGTTGCTCGCGTCGAGCGTGATGCTCGAGCGATCCGGCGAGATTGCGCGGCCCCTGGCGGTGGCCAACCGCTGTCTCGGGGGCGGACCGGTCGGCCCGTACACGTCTGGAGTGAAGGGGTCTGAGGGCCTGAACAACATCGGGCTGCTGATAAGAACCTGGGGCAAGGTGACTCAGATCGGCTCGGACTACCTCTATGTAGACGACGGATCGAATCTGCGTGACTGCACGTCCACCGGCGCGGAGGCCAACATCGGCGTGCGCGTGATCTGCAACCCGACCGGCTGGCAACCCGGCGATCGTCTCATCGTGACGGGGATCAGTTCGTGTTTCGAGACTCCGTCCTGCGGAATCGCGCGCCGAGTCCTCCCTACTGGTCCGATGACTCGCCTTCCATCAGAGTGACATCACCGTCCGAGCACCCCCACTCGTTGCAGGAATGCTACCCCGCGCGGCGGAAGACTCTATTGCGCGCACACAGTCTTGTCGCGCATGATCTGGAGGGATAGCCATGAGAAGAGCCGCAAGCATCGGGTTCGCTGCGTTTGCACTGGTGGCAGTCTTCTGGACGTCCGCTGAGGCTGATGTCAAGCTCCCCGCGCTGATCAGCGACAACATGATGCTCCAGCGCGACATCCCTGTGCCGATCTGGGGTACCGCATCGCCCGGCGAGCGCGTCACGGTGTCGATCGCCGAACATTCAGTCTCTACGGTCGCCAAGGCCGACGGACGCTGGCAGGTCAAGCTGCCGCCGATCAAGGCCGGAGGGCCGCTCGAGATGACGGTGAGAGGCAGGAACGAGATCAAGGTGCGCAACATCCTCGTCGGCGAGGTCTGGCTCTGCGCGGGCCAGTCGAACATGGTGATGTCGGTCAAGCAGTGCGACAACGCCGAAAAGGAGATCGCCGGCGCGAAGGACTATTCGCAGATTCGCAACTATACCGTGGAGTTGCAGGCGCGCCCCGAGCCGCAGACGGATACCGTTGGGAAGTGGGAGGTCTGCAGCCCGGAGACGGTGGGGAAGTTCACCGCCACGGGATACTTCTTCGCGCGCGAGATTCATGACACGCTCAAAGTGCCGGTCGGCATCATCCTCAGCGCTTGGGGCGGCAGCAACATGGAGTCGTTCATGCGGCTCGAAGCGCTGCAGGCGCATCCCGTTGAGGCGGCCCCGTACTTCAGGCTCTGGGAGGAGCGCAAGGCGGCCTTCCCCGCCGAGCACGAGGCCGCGCTGAAGGCTGCGGAAGAGGCCAGGGCTGCTGGCAAGCCCGCGCCGAAGATGCGGACCCTCGAAGGCCATCAGGCGCGTCCGGCCTCGATCTACAATGCCATGATCCACCCGCTCATTCCGTATGGGATGCGCGGCGTGCTCTGGGCCGGAGGCAAGGCGAACCGCGGACGCGCGCTCGAGTATCGCGTTCTCATGCCCGCCATGATTCAGGACTGGCGTAAGTCCTGGGGACTGGGTGACTTCCCCTTCTTCCTGTGCCAGATGGCGAACTGGGTCTCGAAGGACCCGAACGAGCATTGGGAGGAGCTGAGGGAGTCAATGCTCATGACGACGAAGTTGCGGAACACCGGTTTGGTGGTGGACATAGACATCGGCGATCCGAAGAATGTTCATTTCACGAACAAGCAGGAGGTCGCCCGCAGGTTCGCACTTCAGGCGAAGGCTAAGGTCTATGGAATCAACGTCGTCGCCGACGGCCCGATCTACACCTACATGACCGTCGAGGGTGGTGCCGTTCGGCTGCATTTCAGGTCCATCGGCGGCGGTCTGGCAGTCCGCGGAGGAGGAGCGCTGAAAGGGTTCGTGATCGCGGGGGCCGACCGCGAGTTCGTTCCGGCGCAGGCTCTGATAGACGGCCGGACCGTTCTCGTGCGAAGCGAGAGCATCACATCTCCGGTCGCCGTTCGCTACGCCTGGGAGATGAACCCGGACTGCAACCTTATCAACAAGGCCGGACTGCCGGCGTCGCCGTTCCGCACCGACGACTGGCCCTTCTGGCAGGGCGTTCGCGACAAGGATACTCTGGTCGAAGGGGAGTAGCCGTGCGTCTCGCCCGATGTGGGAGTTCCCGCTCAGCGATTGCGCGCGCCGTCAACCGTCCCGAACACGTGAGCGGGCATCGCCGCCCTTCCCGCTACCTTCGCAGGCGAACCAGCGCCCCGCCGCCCGGTGGAAGATCGAGATGAAGTCTCGCGCCTCCCGAGTTGCCGGACCACGATTCGGTCGGGGCATCGAAGACATCCATCGGGCCGGGCGCGGCGATGGTCGTGCTGGCAGGTTTCCGGTAGTCCAGGTTGACCACGACTGCGTGTGTAGCGCGTCGGGCGGATCGGCCGAAGTATCCGATCAGAATCTCCTGCGAGGCCGGGGACGGCAGGAAGGGGGCTCCCTTCGGCGGCGGTTGACCGCCGAGGGGCAGTGTCCCGCAGTGGTATGCGCCCAGCGACTTCAACGGCTGGAGCTTCCTCGCGATCGCGGTGAAGTCGCGGTTGATCCGGCAGAGGGCCCAGTAGAGCGGCAGTGGAGTAGTGGGGTCCTTGGGGTTCTCCCATAGCCCGATATCGTAGCGGAAGTGGGCGATGGCCTGTGCCCCGTAGGCGAGCGACGTGTATGTCAGCCACCGCAGTTCGTTCTCGTTCGGGCCGCGCCAACCTTCGGCGGGTGAGTCGCACGTCTGGATGATGTTCATGAACGGCTTCCCGGCCTCCATCGCTGCCTGACGGATCATCGCGATGTTCAGGAAGTACTGCGCGCCGTCCCCGTTCTTCAGGAAATGATAGTGGTCGTAACTGATGAGGTCGGGTTTGACCGTATCGACGAACTGCCGGAGGTGCTCTCGGTAGCGGAGTACAGTGCCGTTGTCGGTCCCGATCCCGGCGAAGTTGGTGGGATATCCGACCTTGGCGCGCTCCGCGGCGTCGTCGCTGACGCCGAGTTGCGCCGCATTGGCGTAGGTGGGATACAGGTTGATGAATGGGAGGTGGGCCGGGTCTCGCTGACGCAGGAAAGCGACGAGCTTCCCCAGTCCCGCGAATGAGCCCGCTCCGGGTTCGTCCGTGACGTAGTAGGCGTACAGCGACGGATGGTCCTTCACCCTCTCGATCAGCGCATCGAGCGCCTTTGCCTTATCCGGATCATCAATGTTGGGCGTCCCGACCACCAGCATGGCTCGCAGGCCGTGACGGTGGTAGACATCCAGGTCCTCGGGCTTGCTTGCCCACCCGAGGTTCCATCCGCCGGCGGCGAGCTGTGCGGCCGCCCGGT
This window encodes:
- a CDS encoding sialate O-acetylesterase, whose translation is MRRAASIGFAAFALVAVFWTSAEADVKLPALISDNMMLQRDIPVPIWGTASPGERVTVSIAEHSVSTVAKADGRWQVKLPPIKAGGPLEMTVRGRNEIKVRNILVGEVWLCAGQSNMVMSVKQCDNAEKEIAGAKDYSQIRNYTVELQARPEPQTDTVGKWEVCSPETVGKFTATGYFFAREIHDTLKVPVGIILSAWGGSNMESFMRLEALQAHPVEAAPYFRLWEERKAAFPAEHEAALKAAEEARAAGKPAPKMRTLEGHQARPASIYNAMIHPLIPYGMRGVLWAGGKANRGRALEYRVLMPAMIQDWRKSWGLGDFPFFLCQMANWVSKDPNEHWEELRESMLMTTKLRNTGLVVDIDIGDPKNVHFTNKQEVARRFALQAKAKVYGINVVADGPIYTYMTVEGGAVRLHFRSIGGGLAVRGGGALKGFVIAGADREFVPAQALIDGRTVLVRSESITSPVAVRYAWEMNPDCNLINKAGLPASPFRTDDWPFWQGVRDKDTLVEGE